From the Hevea brasiliensis isolate MT/VB/25A 57/8 chromosome 13, ASM3005281v1, whole genome shotgun sequence genome, the window TACCATTCCCTTTTCACTTGATAGATTATCAAAGCTGAATTGCTATATACTTCTAACTTCTTGACTTTCATTCCAATGGCTACTTGTAAACcactcacacaagcttcatattcagtAACATTGTTTGTACATTTGAATCTCAACATTACTACGACTAGGAAATTTTTTTCATCTGGAGATACCAAGATTGATTCGATTCCATTACCTGATATGTTAACTaccccatcaaaatacatttgccAGACATCACTCTGCTCTTCTATTTCTTCCTCTACTATATTGATATATTCATCCAGGAATTCAAGATCCAAAGCTTCATATTCATTGATTGGATTTTCTGCCAGGAGGTCTGCTATAACACTTTCCTTCACTGCCTTTCTGGTCATGTAGATAATATCATTTTGGGATagtatgacttgccatttggCTATTCTCCCTAGTAGATATGGACTTT encodes:
- the LOC110632503 gene encoding uncharacterized protein LOC110632503, whose product is MDPIKYVIESPYLLGRIAKWQVILSQNDIIYMTRKAVKESVIADLLAENPINEYEALDLEFLDEYINIVEEEIEEQSDVWQMYFDGVVNISGNGIESILVSPDEKNFLVVVMLRFKCTNNVTEYEACVSGLQVAIGMKVKKLEVYSNSALIIYQVKREW